The Candidatus Desulfofervidus auxilii DNA segment GCCATACCCAATATCACGTATATAACCCTATAAAGCAAAATTGGTCTGAAATTATGCCCAAGTGCCAGAGGTGTCATGGACTATTCCATGGAGAAACGTTGCCTAAGTGTATGGAATGTCATATAGAGCCTCATGCCCCTAAGAGAATTCCTATGTCTACAGTGTTAGAAGACAATTGTCTCACTTGTCACGGAAAGGTTGGTGATGAAATGAAGCAATATCCCAGTTTACATAAACAACAGGCTTGCTCTTTATGTCATGAAAGACATGGTTATATTCCCTCTTGTATGGATTGTCACGAGCCCCATACCACTAGTCTTACTAAAAATGAGCAATGCTTGGCTTGTCATCCCGTGCATAGCCCTACAAGGCGTTTAAAATATGCAAAAGAGACCCCTAATGAAATATGTGCTAGTTGTCATGATGATATAGCTACTACCTTGGCAAAAAATAAGAGTAAACACCATGATGTAGCCTGTGTGGCCTGTCATAATAAACACAAATATG contains these protein-coding regions:
- a CDS encoding cytochrome c3 family protein; the protein is MKSGRFILLGAICVLIIIACAQEGVKKPTLPTKERPQVAELYLEKPKPLTPIQCGQCHMSLYMLVRKEGGRHQIECTKCHTQYHVYNPIKQNWSEIMPKCQRCHGLFHGETLPKCMECHIEPHAPKRIPMSTVLEDNCLTCHGKVGDEMKQYPSLHKQQACSLCHERHGYIPSCMDCHEPHTTSLTKNEQCLACHPVHSPTRRLKYAKETPNEICASCHDDIATTLAKNKSKHHDVACVACHNKHKYVPKCEECHKEPHSKQLLKKFKNCLQCHIDPHNLPAKTAVK